A stretch of Fundicoccus culcitae DNA encodes these proteins:
- a CDS encoding CvpA family protein produces MLTILIFIILAFSFYTGFRRGLIMQAIQLIGYTLTVILATQYYEPLSEYVEMIIPFPAIQQSSEFVFYNESQSFFLDQAFYRAISFVIITIIGWILTKILSSFLTKIIYYDVFKTINRVIGGLINLFVTYVVVFVVLFIASLIPIEFVQQQFVDNPVAYQIVANTPVLSDLATETWLNVNPLQSN; encoded by the coding sequence ATGTTAACGATACTTATTTTTATTATACTAGCATTTAGTTTTTATACCGGCTTTAGACGTGGTTTGATTATGCAAGCCATTCAATTAATAGGCTATACTTTAACGGTGATATTGGCAACACAATATTATGAACCCTTATCGGAATATGTTGAAATGATTATCCCATTTCCAGCCATCCAACAAAGTAGTGAGTTTGTGTTTTACAATGAATCACAAAGCTTCTTTTTAGACCAAGCGTTTTATCGTGCTATTTCGTTTGTTATCATCACGATTATTGGTTGGATATTAACCAAAATATTATCCTCATTCTTAACTAAAATTATTTATTATGATGTTTTTAAAACCATCAACCGGGTCATTGGTGGGTTGATTAACTTATTTGTGACCTATGTTGTCGTATTTGTGGTGTTGTTTATCGCTTCATTAATTCCGATTGAATTCGTCCAACAACAATTTGTCGACAACCCTGTTGCTTACCAAATAGTAGCCAACACGCCTGTACTGTCAGACTTAGCTACTGAAACATGGCTGAATGTCAATCCATTACAATCTAACTAA